From the genome of Streptomyces sp. V1I1, one region includes:
- a CDS encoding DUF1003 domain-containing protein: protein MGSGSEYGLSERGEPKERMPSGASAAPRHRVRLDQPRAPRRSLLPEYDPEAFGRFSERIARFIGTGRFLVWMTLIIILWVVWNIFAPRDLRFDEYPFIFLTLMLSLQASYAAPLILLAQNRQADRDRVTQEQERKQNERSIADTEYLTREIAALRMGLGEVATRDWIRSEFQDLMTEMDDRRLFPQDTSRGRDEGDR from the coding sequence ATGGGTAGCGGCAGCGAGTACGGGCTGAGCGAACGCGGCGAGCCGAAGGAGCGCATGCCGTCCGGGGCGAGCGCCGCGCCGCGTCACCGGGTCCGGCTCGACCAGCCGCGCGCGCCACGGCGCAGTCTGCTGCCGGAGTACGACCCCGAGGCCTTCGGCCGGTTCTCGGAGCGGATCGCCCGCTTCATCGGAACCGGACGGTTCCTCGTCTGGATGACGTTGATCATCATCCTGTGGGTCGTCTGGAACATCTTCGCGCCCAGGGATCTGCGCTTCGACGAGTACCCGTTCATTTTTCTGACGCTGATGCTGTCGCTCCAGGCCTCGTACGCCGCCCCGCTGATCCTGCTGGCACAGAACCGGCAGGCCGACCGGGACCGGGTCACACAGGAGCAGGAACGCAAGCAGAACGAGCGCTCCATCGCGGACACGGAGTATCTGACCCGGGAGATTGCGGCGCTGCGGATGGGTCTCGGCGAGGTCGCCACCAGGGACTGGATCCGCTCCGAGTTCCAGGATCTGATGACGGAGATGGACGACCGGCGTCTATTCCCGCAAGACACCTCCCGCGGGCGTGATGAAGGCGACCGCTGA